A single genomic interval of Rhodothermus profundi harbors:
- the tesB gene encoding acyl-CoA thioesterase II, with amino-acid sequence MSEPVDQLLHLLNLERIEENIFRGPSRDIGSPTVFGGQVLGQALRAAAYTVPAERQIHSLHAYFILPGDPNAPIVYLVERLRDGRSFTTRRVTAIQHGRPIFNLSASFQIDEMGVEHQDPMPEVPPPEELPSEAELRRQLAEQVPEVLRPFLLHERPIEIRPVEPVHLLFPEKRPPRRHAWIRAAGTLPPNDSALHQSVLAYASDFGFMGTAMLPHGLSFLQPHVQAASLDHAMWFYRPFRADEWLLFAMESPVAARARGLNRGLFFRRDGTLVAAVVQEGLMRIRSD; translated from the coding sequence ATGAGCGAACCGGTTGATCAGTTGCTCCACCTGCTTAACCTGGAACGCATTGAAGAGAATATTTTTCGCGGTCCGAGCCGCGACATTGGCAGTCCTACCGTGTTTGGCGGGCAGGTGCTTGGCCAGGCGCTTCGGGCGGCGGCCTATACCGTGCCTGCCGAACGGCAGATTCATTCCCTGCATGCGTATTTCATTCTCCCTGGTGATCCTAATGCGCCAATTGTTTACTTAGTGGAACGGCTGCGTGACGGACGGAGCTTTACCACGCGGCGCGTTACGGCCATTCAGCATGGCCGTCCAATTTTCAACCTATCCGCTTCGTTCCAGATTGACGAAATGGGCGTGGAGCATCAGGACCCCATGCCCGAGGTGCCCCCTCCTGAAGAACTGCCCTCCGAAGCGGAGCTGCGTCGCCAGTTGGCCGAGCAGGTGCCCGAAGTGCTGCGTCCGTTTTTACTCCACGAGCGGCCTATTGAGATTCGTCCCGTTGAGCCTGTTCATCTGCTTTTCCCGGAAAAGCGACCGCCCCGCCGTCACGCCTGGATCCGTGCGGCCGGAACGCTCCCTCCTAACGACTCGGCCCTGCACCAGAGCGTGCTGGCCTATGCTTCGGATTTTGGCTTTATGGGCACAGCCATGCTGCCACATGGTCTTTCATTCCTGCAACCCCACGTGCAGGCGGCCAGCCTGGATCATGCCATGTGGTTCTACCGTCCTTTTCGCGCCGATGAGTGGCTGCTGTTTGCCATGGAAAGTCCGGTGGCCGCCCGTGCGCGCGGGCTGAACCGCGGGCTGTTTTTCCGGCGCGACGGCACGCTCGTGGCCGCCGTCGTCCAGGAAGGCCTCATGCGCATCCGCTCCGACTAG
- a CDS encoding TolB family protein, producing MSACSFVESDQDGQFDYGGDPLPGTESLFNLRFSPDGRWVALIRAYTPGRLDPPNQLWLVSRDGRQLRFLGAGIGSVDWSPDGKRLALSYEPSLCCDSYVVTLDLGSGRVAVWTGLDSLLLSHPTATFPHWFRDGRRLLVSVVLEPRDQPYRGGAYVLDLVLRRAIGPVAPMTAAMPGGRDRFAVGIMPQAEGGVYRENVVRYEFGTGELRVLTDFGSEEAFTFSVAPSPVGDEVVLERRVEGVPQLFLLDGRGRVLRQLTERGGHNPRWSYDGRAVVFLRDVEAGPGARNVPFVYWLEEDRVEVLWPMLPDSVPVFPALDTLLRDCLLCGKLP from the coding sequence GTGTCGGCGTGTTCGTTTGTTGAGTCGGATCAGGACGGGCAGTTTGATTATGGGGGAGATCCGCTTCCTGGCACGGAGAGTCTGTTTAATTTGCGTTTTTCGCCTGATGGTCGGTGGGTGGCATTGATCCGGGCGTATACGCCGGGTCGGCTGGATCCGCCCAATCAGCTCTGGTTGGTCAGTCGGGATGGTCGGCAGCTACGTTTTTTAGGGGCAGGCATTGGCAGTGTGGATTGGTCCCCCGATGGAAAGCGGCTGGCGTTGAGCTACGAACCGAGCCTATGTTGTGATTCTTATGTAGTGACGTTGGATTTGGGGAGTGGTCGGGTAGCGGTTTGGACGGGACTGGACAGTTTACTGTTGTCGCATCCGACGGCCACGTTTCCGCACTGGTTTCGGGATGGCAGGCGACTTTTGGTGTCGGTGGTGTTGGAGCCGCGGGATCAGCCCTATCGGGGGGGAGCCTATGTGCTGGATCTGGTGCTCAGGAGGGCGATAGGGCCCGTGGCACCGATGACGGCTGCGATGCCAGGGGGGCGGGATCGGTTTGCGGTGGGCATCATGCCGCAGGCCGAGGGGGGCGTTTATCGGGAGAATGTAGTGCGTTATGAGTTTGGGACGGGGGAGTTGCGTGTGTTGACGGATTTTGGTTCGGAGGAGGCCTTTACGTTTTCGGTAGCGCCCAGTCCGGTGGGGGATGAGGTGGTGCTGGAGCGTCGGGTGGAGGGGGTGCCGCAGCTTTTTTTGCTGGATGGTCGGGGGCGGGTGTTGCGGCAGTTGACTGAGCGAGGGGGACACAACCCTCGTTGGAGTTATGATGGTCGGGCGGTGGTTTTTTTGCGGGATGTGGAGGCGGGTCCGGGTGCGCGGAATGTGCCGTTTGTGTACTGGTTGGAGGAGGATCGCGTGGAGGTGCTCTGGCCGATGTTGCCGGACTCGGTGCCGGTGTTTCCGGCGTTGGACACGTTGCTTCGAGATTGCCTGCTCTGTGGGAAGCTACCATAA
- a CDS encoding Lrp/AsnC family transcriptional regulator — protein sequence MSAVERIDEIDVRILELLQEHGRMKRNRIAEEVGLSVPSVSERMRKLEERGVITGYHAVLDHKRLHFDITAFIRVIVDGSEHYPEFIRRACALDEVLEVHSITGEGSHILKVRTRNTTTLERLLSRIQSWPGVHGTITSIVLSTFKETRRLPVVPTELVPVEAFEMP from the coding sequence ATGAGCGCGGTAGAACGTATCGATGAAATCGATGTCCGCATCCTGGAGCTCCTCCAGGAGCACGGGCGCATGAAACGCAACCGCATTGCGGAAGAAGTTGGCCTGTCGGTCCCTTCCGTCAGCGAGCGCATGCGCAAGCTGGAAGAACGCGGGGTCATTACGGGCTACCATGCGGTGCTGGACCATAAGCGCCTGCATTTCGATATCACGGCCTTCATTCGCGTGATCGTAGACGGCTCGGAGCACTATCCGGAGTTCATCCGTCGCGCCTGCGCGCTGGACGAAGTGCTGGAGGTGCATTCAATCACCGGAGAAGGCTCGCACATTCTGAAGGTGCGCACGCGCAACACCACAACGCTAGAACGCCTGCTTTCGCGCATTCAGTCGTGGCCCGGCGTGCACGGCACCATCACCAGCATTGTGCTGAGCACCTTCAAGGAAACGCGCCGTCTTCCCGTGGTGCCCACCGAACTGGTCCCCGTCGAAGCCTTTGAAATGCCCTGA
- a CDS encoding acyl-CoA thioesterase, with protein sequence MRQPPMLPCADKWLLFAMESPVAARARGLNRGLFFRRDGTLVATVVQEGLMRIRSD encoded by the coding sequence ATGCGACAGCCTCCAATGCTACCATGCGCCGACAAGTGGCTGCTGTTTGCCATGGAAAGTCCGGTGGCCGCCCGTGCGCGCGGGCTGAACCGCGGGCTGTTTTTCCGGCGCGACGGCACGCTCGTGGCCACCGTCGTCCAGGAAGGCCTCATGCGCATCCGCTCCGACTAG
- a CDS encoding peroxiredoxin gives MTPVLLSMLLFFGWSKADRPKVGDPAPEFEAQATGGKTIRLSDLRGQWVVLYFYPKSFTPGCTAEACTLRDAYEQIQSLDAIILGVSLDNLETQERFKAKYKLPFDLISDDDKKIARAYGVLGIGGLYARRVTFLIDPEGRIAHIFEEVDPARHDHEVYEMLKKLQATAKS, from the coding sequence ATGACACCTGTATTGCTGAGCATGCTGCTGTTTTTTGGTTGGAGCAAAGCCGATCGCCCCAAAGTCGGGGATCCGGCACCCGAATTCGAGGCCCAGGCGACGGGCGGTAAAACGATTCGCTTAAGCGACCTGCGTGGTCAATGGGTCGTGCTCTACTTCTATCCCAAGTCGTTCACGCCGGGATGCACAGCCGAAGCCTGCACGTTACGAGACGCCTACGAGCAAATCCAATCACTGGATGCTATTATTCTGGGCGTCAGTCTGGACAATCTTGAAACCCAGGAACGATTCAAAGCCAAGTACAAGCTTCCTTTCGACCTGATCAGTGACGATGACAAGAAGATTGCAAGAGCGTATGGCGTGCTGGGCATCGGCGGGCTGTATGCCAGACGCGTTACGTTTTTGATCGATCCGGAGGGACGCATAGCCCACATTTTCGAAGAGGTTGATCCGGCGCGCCACGACCACGAGGTGTACGAAATGCTCAAGAAACTGCAGGCAACCGCTAAATCCTGA
- the recG gene encoding ATP-dependent DNA helicase RecG — MKQHQKNKRVVRGLRGLCHAQTAQLCCLSNVGKRAKRQGCAGQKNALNCRRAQSYETAGVADLNILATEVRYLAGVGPRRAAALAQVDVHTVRDLLHYFPRRYLDRSTIVPLRRLDERMGAVTVVGTVRAAGIVEGKGRKRFELVLEDESGGRLKCVWFNRLGWVSKAFKPGDRVAFHGKVQRFGYTLSMTHPDFDRLDGEGAALATGRIIALYPGGAALEKVGLTSRTFRRILYTFFKQHGLKLPEILPEWIRTRYDLIDGRVALRAVHFPRSQTELARARERLKFEELFFIQLMLARTKQIRQAVAGPRFGPPGERFHRFLNEVLPFELTGAQKRALEDILRDTMSGLQMNRLIQGDVGSGKTVVAMAAILHAVDNGYQSAFMVPTEILAEQHYANMRRYLDPLGVEVRLLLGGQRKSLREEILADLAEGRAHVAVGTHAVIQESVQFQRLGLAIVDEQHRFGVVQRAELFSKGENPHMLLMTATPIPRSLAMTLYGDLDVSIIDERPSGRKPVITWIRSEKRRGEVYAFLKEQLRQGRQAYVVYPLVEESEKMDLQDAENGYRRLKELFRPYRVDLIHGRMLPYEKEEAMERFKNGETDILVATTVIEVGVDVPNATVMIIEHAERFGLSQLHQLRGRVGRGAEQSYCILMVDHRRTAEAETRLQVMAETDDGFKISEMDLKLRGAGDFFGTRQSGLPDLKIADITQDQPILVKAREAAFELIRRDPKLEAPEHATLRAYYNRFYATQSLGFARVG; from the coding sequence TTGAAGCAGCATCAGAAAAATAAAAGAGTTGTTCGAGGCCTGCGCGGTCTGTGCCATGCACAGACCGCGCAGCTTTGTTGTTTATCTAACGTTGGGAAAAGGGCGAAACGCCAGGGATGTGCTGGCCAAAAAAATGCGTTAAATTGTCGCAGAGCGCAATCGTACGAAACAGCTGGCGTGGCCGATCTGAATATTCTGGCAACTGAGGTGCGCTACTTGGCTGGCGTTGGGCCGCGTCGGGCCGCGGCGCTAGCCCAGGTGGACGTTCATACGGTGCGTGACCTGCTGCACTACTTTCCGCGGCGATACCTGGACCGCTCGACGATCGTGCCGCTGCGGCGACTGGATGAGCGCATGGGCGCAGTAACGGTGGTGGGGACGGTGCGCGCAGCAGGGATTGTCGAAGGAAAAGGCCGCAAGCGGTTTGAACTGGTTCTGGAAGACGAAAGCGGCGGCCGGCTAAAGTGCGTCTGGTTTAACCGCCTGGGATGGGTTTCAAAGGCGTTCAAGCCCGGCGACCGGGTGGCCTTTCACGGCAAGGTGCAGCGCTTCGGGTATACGTTGTCAATGACGCATCCGGACTTTGACCGGCTCGACGGGGAGGGAGCAGCGCTGGCAACGGGCCGCATCATTGCGCTCTATCCAGGCGGGGCAGCCCTTGAGAAGGTCGGCCTGACCAGCCGAACGTTCCGACGCATCCTGTACACGTTCTTCAAACAGCATGGTCTGAAGCTTCCGGAGATTCTGCCGGAGTGGATTCGCACCCGCTACGACTTAATCGATGGGCGCGTGGCGCTGCGTGCTGTGCACTTTCCGCGCAGCCAGACCGAACTGGCGCGCGCGCGTGAACGACTCAAGTTTGAAGAGCTTTTCTTTATTCAGCTCATGCTGGCCCGCACAAAGCAGATCCGGCAGGCAGTGGCCGGACCGCGCTTTGGCCCACCGGGCGAGCGCTTCCATCGCTTTCTGAACGAAGTGCTGCCCTTCGAGCTGACCGGCGCGCAAAAGCGAGCCCTTGAGGATATCCTCCGCGACACCATGTCAGGCCTCCAGATGAACCGGCTCATCCAGGGCGACGTGGGCAGCGGCAAGACCGTGGTAGCCATGGCAGCCATTCTGCATGCCGTGGACAATGGCTACCAGAGTGCGTTTATGGTGCCTACCGAGATCCTGGCCGAACAGCACTACGCGAATATGCGCCGCTACCTGGATCCGCTGGGAGTCGAGGTGCGGCTGCTGCTCGGCGGCCAGCGCAAGTCGCTTCGGGAAGAAATCCTGGCCGATCTGGCTGAAGGGCGTGCCCATGTGGCCGTGGGCACGCATGCGGTGATTCAGGAAAGCGTGCAGTTTCAGCGGCTGGGCCTGGCCATTGTGGACGAGCAGCACCGCTTTGGCGTGGTGCAACGGGCTGAACTGTTCAGCAAAGGCGAAAATCCGCACATGCTGCTCATGACGGCCACGCCGATCCCGCGCTCCCTGGCCATGACGCTCTACGGCGATCTGGACGTGTCGATTATCGACGAACGGCCGTCCGGTCGCAAACCGGTGATTACCTGGATCCGCTCCGAAAAACGGCGAGGCGAAGTGTATGCTTTTCTGAAGGAGCAGCTCCGGCAAGGACGCCAGGCCTACGTGGTCTATCCGCTGGTCGAGGAAAGTGAAAAGATGGACCTGCAGGATGCAGAAAATGGCTACCGGCGACTCAAGGAGCTATTTCGCCCCTATCGGGTGGACCTGATCCACGGCCGCATGCTCCCCTACGAGAAGGAAGAGGCCATGGAACGCTTCAAAAATGGCGAGACGGACATCCTGGTAGCTACCACGGTGATTGAGGTAGGGGTGGACGTGCCCAATGCAACCGTCATGATCATTGAACATGCCGAACGCTTCGGGCTCAGCCAGCTCCATCAGCTTAGGGGACGCGTCGGACGCGGCGCCGAGCAGAGCTACTGCATTCTGATGGTGGACCACCGACGTACGGCCGAAGCGGAAACGCGCCTGCAGGTGATGGCCGAGACAGACGATGGCTTCAAGATTAGTGAAATGGATCTGAAGCTCCGGGGCGCTGGAGACTTCTTCGGCACGCGCCAGAGTGGGCTGCCAGACCTGAAAATTGCCGACATCACGCAGGACCAGCCTATTCTGGTTAAAGCACGCGAGGCCGCCTTTGAACTGATCCGCCGCGATCCAAAGCTGGAAGCGCCCGAGCACGCCACTCTTCGCGCCTACTACAACCGCTTCTACGCCACGCAGTCACTGGGATTCGCCCGGGTGGGCTAG